CCTATTTTAAACCCAACTCTGTCAGAAACGTGACACTTACCAACTTGCCCAATTGCATACGAACCATCCTCCGAATTTATTAAAGTGTCTAGATGTAGTATCAATTTTTGGCCCAAAATGGGGTTGCAAGTGTATGTTGTCGAATCCCCAGGAATGTCTATGTAAATCGCCTTATTTGTCGTGCAGGCAAAAAAGTAAATGGCGACCATACATATTGTAAAAAGTCCTTTCATAGTTTAAGCGTCCATTACAATGGCACACAACGGAAAGGCTTTGCGATGGACGGGATTTTAGAAACATAAACAGTCTTGCTGCGAGTGAATTTACTTTGAAAAATGAACACCATGTTATCCGTCTTACCCGGCTATTGCAAAACTACTGTTAGCCGCATTATGGTTTTACTTAATAATGATATGAAAGTAAGAATTTAGTTCCTTAATGTCAGCCCGTGAATACTATCAACAAATAACTTTCGAAAAAGTCAATGTAGTGTTGGTCATTTTTAACAACAACAAGCTCTGATCGATTATTGATAGTCCAACTCTATTCAATGAAAATTAAAGACTATTTGTCAAACCCATACCTGACTGTGGGTTAAAAATCTATCCTGTTTTACTCATGCAATTTTCGTCTCTGCTTGAATACATTGTAAGCCTGTATAGTCATCGGCACCAATTGATTACTAAGCAAACTAGATTGTTCGCCGTAAAATCTCATGTTGTCATACAATCTGCTTGCATAATTGTCGTCTTGTCCATTCAGGAGGTCAGATCGAATGTTCCAAACTCTGTGCTGCAATTCGTTCGTCCATTTAAAAGCATCCGCAATTTCTACAGGAGTTGCTTGCTCGTCAGACCATATTGCTCTACCGGATAGTGTGAAACAAAAAAGGAACTCGTCTAAGAACTTTATTTTGTCCACTACGGCAAGTGTGCTTAGTTCATCCAATATCCGTCGAAATTGCTCATGTTCTCTACTCATCATCTATGATAAAATGTCTTAGAATGCTGTTGCGGCTAACGGTACGGCTTACTGATGGACGGGAGTTTGGAAACGTAAACAGTCTTGCCGAGGTTGAATTTAATTGGGAAAATGAATATCAAGTTTACCGTCTAACCCGGCTAGCAGTAAACCGACGTTATGGGCTGGGCTTCTTTGGTCTTCCATTAATTTAGTCCTCCAATTCAGCTTTGTCCGCATACATTCTTGAATATTTAAAGTCGTCAAAATCCGAATAAAAAGTCGTGCTAGGATAACCTTCTTTTTCTTTTTTGCTTGTCCAAGTTAAATGAACTAAGGCAAATTGGTTTTCAAATTCAGGTTTCCTAATTTCAAACAAAACATAGCCATTTCTTTGGTCGTGACAGAACGCAGAAAAATCGCTTTCAAATAATGGGTGTTTTGTCGTATTCCTTAGAAAGTTAAAGATAGATTTGTCTCCAAATCCCAATTCTTTTTTGAGTTCGTCTTCAAAAGCAATTTTCTGCTCGATTTTTAATTCATTCCAAGGTTCTTCCGTAAAAGGTCTCGGTGGATTAGTCAAGAAAAAGTCTTGAATAATTTTACTATTAACGCCAACAATATTTATCCTTTTTGGTTCGTCTGGAAGTTCCGTAATATCGTCAATAGTGTAACCGCCTTGAGGAAATAGAAAAACTCCATTTTTCAATTGAACATTTAGTCGCAAAGAATACCACTTCTGATAATCTTGCTTATTTGTCTGCCAAAACTCCCAAACGGATTTCTGAATTTTTTCAAAGTATATTTCTGTCGGAGAAAATTCTCCAAACATTCCACCCATACTTTCGTCACCGACTTGCAAATCTGTCGTCCCGATTAAATGTCTATGTGAGAATATTTTTGCTTTCACGTTGTCTGTCTTTTAGCCTTGCCCATAACGGTACGGCTTACTGATGGGCGGGAGTTTGGAAACGTAAACCGTCTTGCCGAGAACGAATTTGTTAGAAAAATGATTTGCCAAGTAACACGTCAGCCCGCCTATTCAGTAAACCGATGTTGTAAGTATAGCCTATCTTATCGTAAGCTTAAGATCAGTTCTTGATCTGCACTGGCGTCATTTCGTAAAATACTCCCAAATAATAATGCCAAACTGTGTCAAGACCCGAGGGCATGTAATATTCTATATAACTCTTTTTGATTAAAGTCTTGTAATACATAACTTCTTTCTCAAATAACTTTTGTAATTGGCCTTTAGAGTATCTATAAACATATAGCATTGTAGTTTGCCCGTCGTAGTCACCACGTTTATTTATTTTCTGCTGGTCAACTACTACAACTAGTTCTTTGTCTCCGTCTCCGGCAAAGTCGAATTCATAAATTTTTAAAGAACTAAAATTTTCACCTAGTGTTTCTGCAACTTTTCGTCCGTTATACGTTATTTGAAAATAGCAAGCACCATGATCGCAGCCTGATTTTATTGTCTCTCCACTTGAAAGTTTACCATATGCCTCCATCTTTGCCGTGAGTACAATAGATTTTGTCCCAACAAAAGAAACATTGGATGAATAAGTCTGCGAATAGCTGGTAATTGATAAAATTAAAAGTGTTGCTAGTGTTAAGATTCTCCTTATTTGCATGGTGGTCGTTTTAGGCTTACTTACAACGGTACGGCTTACTGATGGACGGGATTTTGGAAACGTAAACAGTCTTGCCGCGAGTGAATTTACTTTGAAAAATGAACATTACGATTACCGTCTTACCCGGCTAGCAGTAAACCGATGTTATGGGCAAATTAAAACAGGTGTCAAATAAAGTCATGAAATAAGGTCGTCAAAAGGCTATGTTCTGACGACCTTGCTTACTCTTACTCAACCAATCGGATAATTAGCAGTTTGGGCATCGTCAATACCGAAACACGTCCACCATCCAAAAAGCCCAGATCAGTCAGCCATTTACCATTTAATAGAATCTCTGAAACGTACGTTTCACTGTAGAGGTTTTTCTTGACTCTCGATTGAATTTTCAAGCTACGAACTTCTGGTCGCTTCAATCCATTTTGTCTACTGGTTCGCATATGGAAAAATTTTTAAATAGTCCAATGGTACTGCGAACCAGCAAACAGAGTTTGAAAGTACGGGACTCCCACCCGCTCTCCATTGGACTATAACTTTGAATGTAAATTGTCATTTGTTGCTGTTTAACTGATTCGCAATTCAAAGTTATAAATCCAGTTTGGTGAAATGTCGCCACAAAATCTTATCTGGTTAAAACACGGTATCCAAAAACAAAAGGACTTTGAGCGTGTAATTTCAAACCCAATTGTAAATCTGCAATCTATTGATTTACTATCCGTTTAAAACTCCTCCAAGATTCGGTTAAAACACCTATTGCCTAGGTTAAAATAAAAGGGAAAAATCTTAGAAATAGCCTGCGTCATTTTAGAAAACCGTCAAAGCAATACGAAATCCATACGCTCCGATTAATTGCCCATAACGTAACGGCTTTGCGATGGCCGGGATTTGAGAACGTAAACAGTCTTGCCGTGAATGAATTTACTTTGAAAACTAAACATCACGTTTACCGTCTTACCCGGCTATTGCAAAACTATTGTTGTGGGCTAGTTGCCCGCTGGTAAGCGGGTAAAAAATAATCAATCCTTGTCAGCCAGGAACGTCTGCATTACCAGCCAACATACTTTGGGGGTGTCAAACCACAAAGCCTCAAATAAACAAGCAACTGACCTCGATGATGCGTCTGATGATCGCTTAAAAGATTAATTATCTGAAGCTTGCTCATTGGCCCGGCAAAAATTTTACTGTGTCAGAAAGATTAGTTGCTGAAAACCGCGTCAAAACAGCAATAGCATAATCATAAGTCCGAACCACAACTTTTCGAATACTGTCTCTGTTTTGAAGTTTACCGTCCTCCTTTGACACTGGATTATTGCCAGTCGATAAATATGAAGAACTCAGCCAACCAAGGTTTGAGCAAATATGTAAAAGTTGCTCTCCAAAACTCATTTCCTCTTTCGTCGGCCGGAAACCGTATTGGTGTTCAGGCATGAGATCAGCTACCTTTAACGTATATTCTTTAGAGTTTTTCAATTTCGTCAATGCTGAAGCGATAAATAAAGAATCATTATTCTGTGCGCCCACAAATAAAGAAGAAGCAAACAGAAAGGTAAAAACACTCAGAAATCGCATATAATTTGTTTTGATGAAACTGCCGAAAAAAACGTCGTCAATTAAAACAACAAGATTTTCGAAATCAGATTTTACCGCGTCAATAAATATCAGTCTTTAGCAATTTTAGCATGTATCAATCCAGAAGGGCAATAGCCCACAACGTAAAGGCTTACTGATGGCCGGGAGTTTAGAAACGTAAACAGTCTTGCCGTGATGAAACTTACTTAGGAAACTGAGCACCACGTTCCCCGTCTACCCGGCTATTCAGTAAACTACTGTTAGCGGATGGCCACTTATAGGAAACAGTCTTGAATCTTTGAAACCCAACTTTCAACTTCCTTGTCGGCTTTTAAATCCTCAATATGCTTTTTTGTTAAAAGCGGTGAACCTTTGTAAGCAAGTGTCGGCTTAATTGCTTCGGGACTTTCTCCTCGGATATGTGTTTGCCCTGCAGCTTTTAAAGCTTTTAGAAATACTGAAAGTTCCTTGGGTACATCTTTAATTTTCCAAGTATCAATCCAATTAGGTGTAGATGTGTCGAAAAATATATCTGTCACCTTATACAAACCTCCAATCAAGTCTGGATGAATATAATTCTCTATTTCATACATTATAGTCTGCGTTCCATAATTTTTACCACCTCGACCGTTTACAGCGGCAATTGATGCTGCGTATTTTGCAACGTCGCTATCATAGATATGAATTTCTGGAAGATTAAGCTTCTTTAAGTAATTGTTTTTAACCCATTGTTCGAGGGTGGCGCCGCCTAGAAATATAGAAATAACCTTTTCATTATTTTCAATGTCTAGTCCGAATAGCTTTAAGAGGTTTTGAAAGAATATAATATCGTTGGGACCTTCCAAACACAAGATAACTTTTAGTTTTTCAATTGCTTTTGGAATATCAGGTAAAACGCCTAATGTATTGGCAATATCTTCAAGGTTTTTTTCGCTGCCGACATCAATAGTAACTTTCTTACTTTTATCCTTTTGGATATATCGTATACTATTTATGGGCACTAGTCTTGATAATGCTGGACTATGTGTTGAAACTAGAACTTGTGTATTGTCATTTTTTGATAGCGAAACCAAGGCTTCAATTAACTTCTTTTGCCAATCTGGATGTTGTGAAGTTTCAGGTTCTTCTATTGCATAAATGACATTAGGATTATTATTTTTTGTCTTTTTCCGTTCAGCTTCCGCTCTGAAGAAATTTATTAAAATTAACCGTCTAACACCGCTACCTCTTTTGTTCATTGGAACATCATCACTTGAAAGTGTTGGTTTGAATAAGTCTGCCCATTTTAACTCTTTATCAAATTGAGGTTTAAGCTTCTCCGCAACATCTTCGTTCATTTCTTTGAGTTTGTCGATAGTTAAATCTGCAATCTCTGAAACTTGCTTCTCTACACGCTCTTTTATTCTGTTTAAAACACCTTGATATTTTTTTAGTGCTTGTTCTGCTGCAAATTTTAGCGGATTTTGAACTTCCGTATCCTTCTCATCATTTTTTCTGTCCGCTTGAAACAATGCGTATAATGGAAGGTATTGCAAGATTTTATCCCAAATATTTTTTAGCCCTTCTTGGTCTACATCTAATAATGTTTCTATTGTGTCTAATTTAATGCCTGGATGTTCCCTAATTGCTTTTCTTATATCTGAACTAATCTTTGCATTGTATTTCGTTTTATCAACAGTCAAATCAATTGCTCTTTGTTTCAGGTCTTCTATTTTCAAGAGCAACAAGTCTTTTAGATTTTTTTCTTTAAAGTGTTGACATGCTATTTGAGTTTTGACTTTTGAAGCATATGTCTTCTTTATCTCTAAATCGTTTGTTGCATTGACAAGAAATTCATCTTGAAGAGAAGTTTCAACAGTTGAGTCCAAAA
The sequence above is drawn from the Parasegetibacter sp. NRK P23 genome and encodes:
- a CDS encoding DinB family protein, producing the protein MSKLQIINLLSDHQTHHRGQLLVYLRLCGLTPPKYVGW
- a CDS encoding DinB family protein → MRFLSVFTFLFASSLFVGAQNNDSLFIASALTKLKNSKEYTLKVADLMPEHQYGFRPTKEEMSFGEQLLHICSNLGWLSSSYLSTGNNPVSKEDGKLQNRDSIRKVVVRTYDYAIAVLTRFSATNLSDTVKFLPGQ
- a CDS encoding ATP-binding protein; this encodes MKIKTVKIQNFRGYKDETVIDFDDLTVIVGKNDIGKSTIFEALDIFFENRKIDANDRCIYASAKEYPTITVIFKDLPSKLVLDSTVETSLQDEFLVNATNDLEIKKTYASKVKTQIACQHFKEKNLKDLLLLKIEDLKQRAIDLTVDKTKYNAKISSDIRKAIREHPGIKLDTIETLLDVDQEGLKNIWDKILQYLPLYALFQADRKNDEKDTEVQNPLKFAAEQALKKYQGVLNRIKERVEKQVSEIADLTIDKLKEMNEDVAEKLKPQFDKELKWADLFKPTLSSDDVPMNKRGSGVRRLILINFFRAEAERKKTKNNNPNVIYAIEEPETSQHPDWQKKLIEALVSLSKNDNTQVLVSTHSPALSRLVPINSIRYIQKDKSKKVTIDVGSEKNLEDIANTLGVLPDIPKAIEKLKVILCLEGPNDIIFFQNLLKLFGLDIENNEKVISIFLGGATLEQWVKNNYLKKLNLPEIHIYDSDVAKYAASIAAVNGRGGKNYGTQTIMYEIENYIHPDLIGGLYKVTDIFFDTSTPNWIDTWKIKDVPKELSVFLKALKAAGQTHIRGESPEAIKPTLAYKGSPLLTKKHIEDLKADKEVESWVSKIQDCFL